In a genomic window of Streptomyces koelreuteriae:
- a CDS encoding VOC family protein, whose protein sequence is MNARFDAIGLVVSDMAASVAFYRRLGFAFPDGAEEQPHAEAELPGGLRLMFDTEETVRSFLPAWQPPAGGGRASLALRCDGPADVDAMYEELVGSGYHGELKPWDAFWGQRYAVVLDPDGNGVDLFAPLASAGE, encoded by the coding sequence ATGAACGCACGATTCGATGCCATCGGCCTGGTCGTCTCCGACATGGCCGCCTCCGTCGCCTTCTACCGCCGGCTCGGGTTCGCCTTCCCGGACGGCGCCGAGGAGCAGCCGCACGCCGAGGCGGAACTGCCCGGCGGGCTCCGGCTGATGTTCGACACCGAGGAGACGGTCCGCTCCTTCCTCCCGGCGTGGCAGCCGCCCGCCGGCGGGGGCCGGGCCTCGCTGGCCCTGCGGTGCGACGGGCCGGCGGACGTGGACGCGATGTACGAGGAACTGGTGGGCTCCGGGTACCACGGCGAACTCAAGCCCTGGGACGCCTTCTGGGGCCAGCGGTACGCCGTCGTGCTCGACCCTGACGGCAATGGGGTGGACCTGTTCGCCCCGCTAGCCTCGGCCGGCGAGTAG
- a CDS encoding helix-turn-helix domain-containing protein, whose translation MYVEWASRLAGAVVWTNTPDRDGVGRVLPDGCMDLLWHEGRLLVAGPDTHAYLTDGEAGAWAGIRFYPGTAPALLGVPAHELRDRRVELADLWPASEVRRLADRVNAAPDPASGLEEAALRQAAGAGPPDPVLRQVVTALDTGRPVAATADELGLGARQLHRRSLAAFGYGPKTLARILRLRRALALARRGVPFADTAARAGYADQAHLARDVRELAGVPLGELLAGRG comes from the coding sequence GTGTACGTGGAGTGGGCGTCGCGGCTGGCGGGAGCGGTCGTGTGGACCAACACCCCGGACCGGGACGGGGTGGGGCGCGTGCTGCCCGACGGATGCATGGACCTGCTGTGGCACGAAGGGCGGCTGCTGGTCGCCGGGCCCGACACCCACGCCTACCTGACGGACGGCGAGGCCGGTGCCTGGGCCGGGATCCGCTTCTACCCGGGCACGGCTCCCGCGCTCCTCGGCGTCCCCGCGCACGAGCTGCGAGACCGCCGCGTCGAGCTGGCGGATCTGTGGCCGGCCTCGGAGGTGCGCCGCCTGGCCGACCGCGTGAACGCGGCCCCCGACCCGGCGAGCGGCCTGGAGGAGGCGGCGCTGCGGCAGGCGGCCGGTGCCGGACCCCCGGACCCGGTACTGCGGCAGGTCGTCACGGCCCTCGACACGGGCCGCCCGGTCGCCGCCACCGCCGATGAACTCGGCCTGGGGGCACGCCAGTTGCATCGCCGTTCGCTCGCCGCGTTCGGCTACGGCCCCAAGACCCTGGCCCGTATCCTGCGGCTGCGCCGCGCGCTCGCACTGGCCCGGCGCGGTGTGCCCTTCGCGGATACGGCCGCCCGGGCCGGATACGCCGACCAGGCCCATCTGGCCCGTGACGTCAGGGAGCTGGCGGGTGTGCCGCTGGGTGAGCTACTCGCCGGCCGAGGCTAG
- a CDS encoding AraC family transcriptional regulator yields MDAVAGLLDGPRARGAFMIRACFDPPWAVRVEDRAPLTVMLVARGEAWVVPDRGERVLLRAGDLAIARGPDPYTCADDPGTAPQALILPDQECRYPDGRPLNGSMDLGVRTWGDRLDGATVMLIGTYPMRGEVGRRLLDALPPLLTLPSDVWACPLTPYVAEEIVRDEPGQEVVLDRLLDLLVIAALRAWFARPEAAAPAWYRALADPVVGGVLRLLQDDPAHPWTVSSLAAKAGVSRAALARRFTGLVGEPPMTYLTGWRLALAADRLRDSDDTLDAVARRVGYGSAFALSTAFKRVYGVSPVEYRARAA; encoded by the coding sequence ATGGACGCAGTCGCAGGGCTACTGGACGGCCCCCGCGCGCGGGGCGCGTTCATGATCAGGGCGTGTTTCGACCCGCCGTGGGCGGTCCGCGTGGAGGACCGGGCCCCGCTCACCGTGATGCTCGTAGCGCGCGGCGAGGCCTGGGTGGTGCCCGACCGGGGCGAGCGCGTCCTGCTGCGGGCCGGGGACCTCGCCATCGCCCGCGGCCCGGACCCGTACACCTGCGCCGACGACCCCGGTACGGCCCCGCAGGCACTGATCCTTCCCGACCAGGAGTGCCGCTACCCCGACGGACGGCCCCTCAACGGCTCCATGGACCTGGGGGTGCGCACCTGGGGCGACCGGCTCGACGGCGCCACCGTGATGCTGATCGGCACCTACCCGATGCGGGGCGAGGTCGGCCGACGGCTGCTGGACGCCCTGCCGCCCCTGCTCACCCTCCCTTCCGACGTGTGGGCCTGCCCGCTCACGCCGTACGTCGCCGAGGAGATCGTCCGCGACGAGCCCGGCCAGGAGGTCGTCCTGGACCGGCTGCTCGACCTGCTGGTCATCGCCGCCCTGCGGGCCTGGTTCGCCCGCCCGGAGGCGGCGGCCCCCGCCTGGTACCGGGCCCTCGCCGACCCGGTCGTCGGCGGTGTGCTGCGTCTGCTCCAGGACGACCCCGCCCACCCGTGGACCGTCTCCTCGCTCGCCGCCAAGGCGGGAGTGTCCCGCGCCGCGCTCGCCCGCCGCTTCACCGGCCTGGTGGGCGAGCCCCCGATGACGTACCTCACCGGCTGGCGCCTCGCCCTGGCCGCCGACCGGCTGCGCGACTCCGACGACACGCTCGACGCGGTGGCCCGCCGGGTCGGCTACGGCAGCGCGTTCGCCCTGTCGACCGCGTTCAAGCGGGTGTACGGGGTGAGCCCGGTGGAGTACCGGGCACGGGCGGCGTGA
- a CDS encoding NmrA family NAD(P)-binding protein: MTNTTRNTQGMTVVVTGASGRTGSRVARAAEAAGLTVRAASRATGFDWWDRSTWAATLRGADAAYLAHPSDVGAPGAAEAVGALAREAVGLGVRRLVLLSARGEDQAVATEEALHASGADWTVVRAAWFAQNFSEGPLVAELRERGELVFPADEVREPFLDVRDIADVVVAALTGGERYVGRTLTLSGARLLTFGEAVAEIAAATGRPLTYRAVSTRDYGEAMVGFGLPPEEVAAMTGIFDTLLDGRNAHLEDGVREVLGRAPRDFAEFVREEAAAGTWKA; encoded by the coding sequence ATGACGAACACGACACGGAACACGCAGGGCATGACGGTGGTGGTGACGGGCGCCTCGGGCCGCACGGGGAGCCGGGTGGCGCGGGCCGCGGAGGCCGCGGGGCTCACGGTGCGGGCCGCGTCCCGGGCGACCGGGTTCGACTGGTGGGACCGCTCGACCTGGGCGGCGACCCTGCGCGGGGCCGACGCGGCCTATCTCGCCCACCCCTCGGACGTCGGCGCGCCCGGCGCCGCCGAGGCGGTCGGGGCGCTGGCGCGGGAGGCGGTCGGGCTCGGGGTGCGGCGGCTGGTGCTGCTGTCCGCGCGGGGCGAGGACCAGGCCGTGGCGACCGAGGAGGCGCTGCACGCCTCGGGAGCGGACTGGACGGTCGTACGGGCCGCGTGGTTCGCGCAGAACTTCAGCGAGGGCCCGCTGGTGGCGGAGCTGCGGGAGCGCGGTGAGCTGGTGTTCCCGGCCGACGAGGTGCGCGAGCCGTTCCTCGACGTGCGCGACATCGCGGACGTGGTGGTGGCCGCGCTGACGGGCGGCGAGCGGTACGTGGGCCGGACGCTCACCCTGTCGGGGGCGCGGCTGCTGACCTTCGGGGAGGCGGTCGCGGAGATCGCCGCGGCGACGGGGCGGCCGCTGACGTACCGGGCCGTCTCCACGCGGGACTACGGCGAGGCCATGGTCGGCTTCGGTCTGCCACCGGAGGAGGTCGCGGCCATGACCGGCATCTTCGACACCCTCCTCGACGGCCGCAACGCGCACCTCGAGGACGGTGTGCGCGAGGTCCTGGGCCGCGCGCCCCGGGACTTCGCCGAGTTCGTGCGGGAGGAGGCGGCGGCCGGGACCTGGAAGGCCTGA
- a CDS encoding YihY/virulence factor BrkB family protein, with amino-acid sequence MQPGSETPDTPSGRLHRARALYRNVSKRRTAWLLLKDTVNSCIEYRILGLAAEAAFFTLLSVPPLLLSMIGLLGYVDAWTGADTIESLQANILEAARTILSDQGVREIAEPILHDVMKGGRPDVISIGFLFALWSGSRAVNVFIDTITVMYGLDGVRGIVKTRLLAFALFIVALLIGSIALPLMVAGPDAVVRIVPWSTTVVQVLYWPVVILLSIAFLTTLYHVSVPVRSPWIEDVPGALVALGMWVLGSFLLRIYLTSTVEGPTIYGSLAAPVAVLLWIGVSAFAVLVGAAVNAAIDRVWPAAATAAAREANERLRQAQVAEYVARAAAHGEADPDMPSEFPERWSRFLPPEDVSARLRTHVKSTHVKSAHAKNSEANGERQPPEEK; translated from the coding sequence GTGCAGCCAGGAAGTGAAACCCCCGACACACCCTCCGGACGCCTCCACCGGGCGCGGGCCCTCTACCGGAACGTATCCAAGCGCAGGACCGCCTGGCTGCTGCTCAAGGACACCGTCAACTCCTGCATCGAGTACCGCATCCTGGGCCTCGCCGCCGAGGCCGCGTTCTTCACGCTGCTGTCGGTGCCGCCGCTGCTGCTCAGCATGATCGGACTGCTCGGCTACGTCGACGCCTGGACCGGCGCCGACACCATCGAGAGCCTCCAGGCCAACATCCTGGAGGCCGCGCGCACGATCCTCTCCGACCAGGGCGTCAGGGAGATCGCCGAGCCGATCCTGCACGACGTGATGAAGGGCGGCCGGCCCGACGTCATCTCCATCGGCTTCCTGTTCGCCCTGTGGTCCGGCTCCCGTGCCGTGAACGTCTTCATCGACACCATCACCGTCATGTACGGCCTCGACGGGGTCCGGGGCATCGTCAAGACGCGGCTGCTGGCCTTCGCGCTGTTCATCGTGGCCCTGCTGATCGGCTCCATCGCGCTGCCGCTGATGGTGGCCGGGCCGGACGCGGTGGTGCGGATCGTGCCGTGGTCGACGACGGTCGTGCAGGTCCTGTACTGGCCCGTGGTGATACTGCTGTCGATCGCCTTCCTCACGACCCTCTATCACGTGTCCGTGCCCGTCCGCTCTCCGTGGATCGAGGACGTGCCCGGAGCGCTCGTCGCCCTCGGCATGTGGGTGCTCGGCAGCTTCCTGCTGCGGATCTATCTGACCAGCACGGTCGAGGGCCCCACGATCTACGGCTCCCTGGCCGCGCCCGTCGCCGTGCTGCTGTGGATCGGTGTGTCCGCGTTCGCGGTGCTGGTCGGGGCCGCGGTCAACGCCGCCATCGACCGGGTCTGGCCGGCCGCCGCCACGGCCGCGGCCCGTGAGGCCAACGAGCGGCTGCGCCAGGCGCAGGTCGCCGAGTACGTGGCCCGCGCCGCCGCCCACGGGGAGGCCGACCCCGACATGCCCTCCGAGTTCCCCGAACGCTGGTCCCGCTTCCTGCCCCCGGAGGACGTCTCGGCCCGCCTGCGCACGCATGTGAAGAGCACCCATGTGAAGAGCGCCCACGCGAAGAACAGCGAGGCCAACGGGGAGAGGCAGCCGCCCGAGGAGAAGTGA
- a CDS encoding acyl-CoA dehydrogenase family protein: MAGSTHSVSNQVPPLVGYDVFTADQALTAGVERHLDPELLDEVLGELSALGRASGAAQVQEWGVRANENPPRLRTHDRYGERIDEVDFHPSWHRLLGKGVSAGLTAAWARPGGHVRRAAAFLVWTQVEAGNGCPLSMTHAAVPALRTDPELAAEWEPRLTSMVYDRELRPAHLKAGALFGMGMTEKQGGSDVRANTTSARPLAEDGTYELTGHKWFCSAPMSDGFLVLAQAPGGLTCFLVPRVLADGTRNVFLVQRLKDKLGNRSNASAEVEFDGTWARRVGEEGRGVRTIIGMVAATRLDCVLGSAGLMRQAVAQAVHHCTHREAFGGKLVDKPLMRNVLADLALESEAATTLALRLAAAYDDGGEQERALLRIAVPAAKYWVTKRCPPVAVEAAECLGGNGYVEESGMPRLVRESPLNSVWEGAGNVQALDVLRALQREPGALDAYLREVGQARGADHRLDGAIKNLLTELADLEGVEGRARRLAERLALVLQGSLLVRFAPPQVADAFCAARLGGDGGAAFGTLPHTLDLAAVVERARPVS; this comes from the coding sequence ATGGCTGGCAGCACGCACTCCGTGAGCAACCAGGTCCCGCCGCTGGTCGGGTACGACGTCTTCACCGCGGACCAGGCCCTCACGGCCGGGGTCGAACGGCATCTGGATCCGGAGCTGCTCGACGAGGTGCTCGGCGAGCTGTCGGCGCTCGGGCGGGCCTCCGGCGCGGCCCAGGTGCAGGAGTGGGGCGTGCGCGCCAACGAGAATCCGCCGCGGCTGCGCACCCACGACCGGTACGGCGAGCGGATCGACGAGGTCGACTTCCATCCGTCCTGGCACCGGCTGCTCGGCAAGGGTGTCTCGGCCGGTCTGACGGCGGCCTGGGCCCGGCCCGGCGGGCACGTCCGGCGGGCGGCGGCGTTCCTGGTGTGGACGCAGGTCGAGGCGGGCAACGGCTGCCCGCTGTCGATGACGCACGCGGCGGTGCCCGCCCTGCGCACGGACCCGGAGCTGGCCGCCGAGTGGGAGCCGCGGCTGACGTCCATGGTCTACGACCGTGAGCTGCGGCCCGCGCACCTGAAGGCCGGCGCGCTGTTCGGGATGGGCATGACGGAGAAGCAGGGCGGCAGCGACGTCCGGGCGAACACGACCTCCGCGCGGCCCCTCGCCGAGGACGGGACGTACGAACTGACCGGGCACAAGTGGTTCTGCTCGGCGCCGATGTCCGACGGCTTCCTGGTGCTGGCGCAGGCTCCGGGCGGGCTGACCTGCTTCCTGGTGCCGCGGGTGCTGGCGGACGGGACGCGCAACGTGTTCCTGGTCCAGCGGCTCAAGGACAAGCTCGGCAACCGGTCGAACGCCTCGGCGGAGGTCGAGTTCGACGGGACCTGGGCGCGCCGGGTCGGCGAGGAGGGGCGCGGGGTGCGCACCATCATCGGGATGGTCGCGGCGACCCGGCTCGACTGTGTGCTGGGCTCGGCGGGGCTGATGCGGCAGGCCGTGGCGCAGGCGGTGCACCACTGCACCCACCGCGAGGCGTTCGGCGGGAAGCTCGTCGACAAGCCGCTGATGCGCAATGTCCTCGCCGATCTCGCCCTGGAGTCGGAGGCGGCGACGACGCTGGCGCTGCGGCTCGCGGCCGCCTACGACGACGGCGGCGAGCAGGAGCGGGCGCTGCTGCGGATCGCGGTGCCGGCCGCCAAGTACTGGGTGACCAAGCGGTGCCCGCCGGTGGCGGTGGAGGCGGCGGAGTGCCTGGGCGGCAACGGGTACGTCGAGGAGTCCGGAATGCCCCGGCTGGTGCGGGAGTCGCCGCTCAACTCGGTCTGGGAGGGCGCGGGCAATGTCCAGGCCCTCGATGTGCTGCGGGCGTTGCAGCGGGAGCCGGGCGCGCTGGACGCGTATCTGCGGGAGGTCGGGCAGGCGCGCGGCGCCGACCACCGGCTCGACGGGGCCATCAAGAACCTGCTGACCGAACTGGCCGATCTGGAGGGCGTGGAGGGGCGGGCGCGACGGCTGGCGGAGCGGCTCGCGCTGGTGCTCCAGGGATCGCTGCTGGTCAGGTTCGCGCCGCCGCAGGTGGCCGACGCGTTCTGCGCCGCCCGGCTGGGCGGTGACGGGGGCGCGGCCTTCGGGACGCTGCCGCACACGCTGGATCTGGCGGCGGTGGTGGAGCGGGCGCGTCCGGTGTCCTGA
- a CDS encoding GAF domain-containing protein, translated as MDVTQLAAVNATRAARVLDEVRSARLAGQPAPVAPRPVIEQSWERMLRGGVDPDHDVRAGLLPLDEVRRRRETSALRHVLPVLREGLLAVADIAHHIMVVADEEGRVLWREGSAPVLRKADGLGFELGADWREDVVGTNGLGTPAVVRRPVQVFAAEHFVRSQAGWTCAGAPLTDPRDGRLLGVVDVSGPLETMHPATLAWVDSVAKLAEARLREMHVESLERLRAVAAPVLARLGGRALVVDPDGWTAAVSGMPYTRRIALPKSLSAGPRWLPVLGPCSVEPLAGGWLVRAAADEPVPHGATRIVLDLRQARSWSVEVSQGAGSWARELSPRHAELLYLLAVHRTGRSASGLAGDVFGDPARTVTVRAEMSRVRRYLGALLEHRPYRFAEDAEVELLLPDDPQDLLPYTTAPAVRGLRASAPAP; from the coding sequence ATGGACGTCACGCAGCTCGCCGCGGTGAACGCCACGCGGGCGGCCCGGGTCCTCGACGAGGTCCGTTCCGCCCGGCTCGCCGGGCAGCCCGCCCCCGTGGCGCCGCGGCCGGTCATCGAGCAGTCCTGGGAGCGGATGCTGCGCGGCGGCGTCGACCCGGACCACGACGTCCGGGCGGGGCTGCTGCCCCTGGACGAGGTGCGGCGGCGGCGCGAGACCTCGGCGCTGCGCCATGTGCTGCCGGTGCTGCGGGAGGGGCTGCTGGCGGTCGCGGACATCGCGCACCACATCATGGTGGTCGCCGACGAGGAGGGCCGGGTGCTGTGGCGCGAGGGCAGCGCGCCGGTGCTGCGCAAGGCCGACGGGCTCGGGTTCGAACTCGGCGCGGACTGGCGCGAGGACGTCGTCGGCACGAACGGCCTGGGCACTCCGGCGGTGGTGCGCCGGCCCGTGCAGGTCTTCGCCGCCGAGCACTTCGTGCGCTCCCAGGCCGGCTGGACCTGCGCCGGCGCTCCCCTGACGGATCCCCGGGACGGCAGGCTGCTCGGCGTGGTGGACGTGAGCGGGCCGCTGGAGACGATGCATCCGGCCACGCTCGCCTGGGTCGACTCGGTGGCCAAGCTCGCCGAGGCCCGGCTGCGGGAGATGCACGTGGAGTCGCTGGAGCGGCTGCGCGCGGTGGCGGCGCCGGTGCTGGCCCGGCTCGGCGGGCGCGCCCTGGTGGTCGACCCGGACGGCTGGACCGCCGCGGTGAGCGGGATGCCGTACACCCGGCGGATCGCCCTGCCCAAGTCGCTGTCGGCGGGCCCGCGGTGGCTGCCGGTGCTCGGGCCGTGCTCGGTCGAGCCGCTGGCCGGGGGCTGGCTGGTGCGGGCCGCCGCCGACGAGCCGGTGCCGCACGGGGCGACCAGGATCGTGCTGGACCTCAGACAGGCGCGGAGCTGGTCGGTGGAGGTCTCCCAAGGCGCCGGGTCCTGGGCCCGCGAACTGAGTCCCCGGCATGCCGAGTTGCTGTACCTCCTCGCCGTCCACCGCACCGGGCGCAGCGCCTCGGGCCTGGCCGGGGACGTGTTCGGCGACCCGGCCCGCACGGTGACGGTGCGCGCCGAGATGTCGCGGGTACGGCGGTATCTGGGGGCGTTGCTGGAGCACCGGCCGTACCGGTTCGCCGAGGACGCCGAGGTCGAGCTGCTGCTCCCGGACGACCCGCAAGATCTGCTGCCGTACACCACGGCACCGGCGGTGCGCGGGCTCCGCGCCTCCGCACCGGCCCCCTGA
- a CDS encoding GNAT family N-acetyltransferase: protein MPTIAVTTWSLEQTAPTDLLPAVAPEGDVRVVRSEVPSPEFSRFLYASVGGDIRWTDRLSWSYARWQEHLERPGVETWVAYDRGTPAGYVELEAQDDAVVEIVYFGLLPGFRGRRIGGHLLSYGTARAWDLADRWAGLTPTKRVWLHTCSKDGEHAMDNYQRRGFQLFDTKVEEEADVAAPGPWPGAFPV from the coding sequence ATGCCGACCATCGCCGTGACCACCTGGTCCCTGGAGCAGACCGCCCCGACCGACCTGCTGCCGGCCGTCGCGCCGGAAGGGGACGTCCGGGTCGTGCGCTCCGAGGTGCCCTCGCCCGAGTTCAGCCGGTTCCTGTACGCGTCGGTGGGCGGCGACATCCGCTGGACCGACCGGCTGAGCTGGTCGTACGCCCGCTGGCAGGAGCACCTGGAGCGGCCCGGCGTGGAGACGTGGGTGGCCTACGACCGGGGCACGCCCGCCGGGTACGTGGAGCTGGAGGCGCAGGACGACGCGGTCGTGGAGATCGTCTACTTCGGGCTGCTGCCCGGCTTCCGGGGCCGGCGCATCGGCGGGCACCTGCTGTCGTACGGCACGGCCCGGGCCTGGGACCTCGCGGACCGCTGGGCGGGACTGACGCCGACGAAGCGGGTCTGGCTGCACACCTGCAGCAAGGACGGCGAGCACGCGATGGACAACTACCAGCGCCGTGGGTTCCAGCTGTTCGACACCAAGGTCGAGGAGGAGGCGGACGTCGCCGCTCCGGGACCGTGGCCTGGGGCGTTCCCCGTCTGA
- a CDS encoding putative leader peptide, with product MSGTGIALVSRRHVDLGRMSSAICPAR from the coding sequence ATGTCTGGAACTGGAATTGCCTTGGTGAGTCGGCGGCACGTCGACCTCGGCCGCATGTCCAGCGCCATCTGTCCGGCGCGCTGA
- a CDS encoding nitrite/sulfite reductase — MAATPQKPAAATPRRKVSRHRGEGQWAVGHHTPLNGNEQFKKDDDGLNVRTRIETIYSKRGFDSIDPNDLRGRMRWWGLYTQRRPGIDGGKTAILEPEELDDEYFMLRVRIDGGRLTTRQLRVVGEISQEFARGTADITDRQNVQYHWIRIEDVPEIWNRLEAVGLSTTEACGDTPRVVIGSPVAGIAQDEIVDGSSAIDEIHRRYIGSKEFSNLPRKFKTAISGSPLLDVAHEINDVAFVGVDHPEHGPGFDLWVGGGLSTNPKIGVRLGTWVPLDEVPDVWAGVIGIFRDYGYRRLRTRARLKFLVADWGPEKFRQVLQDEYLKRELVDGPPPAEPVERWRDHIGVHRQQDGRFYVGFAPRVGRVDGATLTKIADLAEAHGSGRVRTTVEQKMIVLDVEEDQVDSLVEGLEALDLTARPSSFRRGTMACTGIEFCKLAIVETKQRGSQLIDELERRLPDFDEPLTINLNGCPNACARIQVADIGLKGQLVVNSEGEQVEGYQVHLGGALGLEAGFGRKVRGLKVTSEELPDYIERVLKRFEAEREDGERFAAWAARAGEESLT, encoded by the coding sequence ATGGCCGCCACCCCGCAGAAGCCTGCCGCCGCGACTCCCCGCCGCAAGGTGAGCCGTCACCGCGGTGAGGGTCAGTGGGCCGTGGGACACCACACCCCGCTCAACGGCAACGAGCAGTTCAAGAAGGACGACGACGGTCTCAATGTGCGGACACGCATTGAGACGATCTACTCCAAGCGGGGCTTCGACTCGATCGACCCGAACGACCTGCGCGGACGGATGCGCTGGTGGGGTCTGTACACCCAGCGCCGCCCCGGGATCGACGGCGGCAAGACCGCGATCCTGGAGCCGGAGGAGCTGGACGACGAGTACTTCATGCTCCGCGTCCGCATCGACGGCGGCCGGCTCACCACCCGCCAGCTGCGGGTGGTCGGCGAGATCTCGCAGGAGTTCGCGCGCGGGACCGCCGACATCACCGACCGGCAGAACGTGCAGTACCACTGGATCCGGATCGAGGACGTGCCCGAGATCTGGAACCGGCTGGAGGCCGTCGGCCTGTCCACGACCGAGGCCTGCGGTGACACGCCCCGTGTGGTCATCGGCTCGCCGGTCGCGGGTATCGCGCAGGACGAGATCGTCGACGGCAGCTCCGCCATCGACGAGATCCACCGCCGGTACATCGGCAGCAAGGAATTCTCCAACCTGCCCCGCAAGTTCAAGACGGCGATCTCGGGCTCGCCGCTGCTCGACGTCGCCCACGAGATCAACGACGTGGCGTTCGTCGGCGTCGACCACCCCGAGCACGGCCCCGGCTTCGACCTGTGGGTCGGCGGCGGGCTGTCCACCAACCCGAAGATCGGCGTCCGGCTCGGCACCTGGGTGCCGCTGGACGAGGTCCCGGACGTGTGGGCCGGCGTGATCGGCATCTTCCGCGACTACGGCTACCGGCGCCTGCGCACCCGCGCCCGGCTGAAGTTCCTGGTCGCCGACTGGGGCCCGGAGAAGTTCCGCCAGGTGCTGCAGGACGAGTACCTCAAGCGTGAGCTCGTCGACGGACCGCCGCCCGCCGAGCCCGTGGAGCGCTGGCGCGACCACATCGGCGTGCACCGGCAGCAGGACGGCCGCTTCTACGTCGGTTTCGCGCCGCGTGTCGGCCGGGTCGACGGCGCCACCCTCACCAAGATCGCCGACCTCGCCGAGGCCCACGGCTCGGGCCGGGTGCGTACCACCGTCGAGCAGAAGATGATCGTCCTCGATGTCGAGGAGGACCAGGTCGACTCGCTGGTCGAGGGCCTGGAGGCGCTCGACCTGACCGCCCGGCCGTCCTCGTTCCGGCGCGGCACCATGGCCTGCACCGGCATCGAGTTCTGCAAGCTGGCCATCGTCGAGACCAAGCAGCGCGGCTCGCAGCTGATCGACGAGCTGGAGCGCCGGCTGCCGGACTTCGACGAGCCGCTCACCATCAACCTCAACGGCTGCCCGAACGCCTGCGCCCGTATCCAGGTGGCGGACATCGGTCTCAAGGGGCAGCTGGTCGTCAACAGCGAGGGCGAGCAGGTCGAGGGCTACCAGGTGCACCTCGGCGGCGCGCTGGGCCTCGAGGCCGGCTTCGGCCGCAAGGTGCGCGGTCTGAAGGTCACCTCCGAGGAGCTGCCCGACTACATCGAGCGCGTCCTGAAGCGGTTCGAGGCGGAGCGCGAGGACGGCGAGCGGTTCGCCGCCTGGGCCGCCCGGGCCGGCGAGGAGTCTCTGACATGA
- a CDS encoding phosphoadenylyl-sulfate reductase — MTTTQEERSTEELKALAEQAGRDLEDASALEILTWAAETFGKRFCVTSSMEDAVVAHLASRAMPGVDVVFLDTGYHFEETIGTRDAVDAVMDVNVITLTPRLTVAEQDAEYGPKLHDRDPDLCCAMRKVQPLQEGLKDYRAWATGLRRDESPTRANTPVVGWDEKRQKVKISPIARWTQDDVDAYVTEHGVLTNPLLMDGYPSVGCAPCTRRVLEGEDARAGRWAGSNKTECGLHG, encoded by the coding sequence ATGACGACCACTCAGGAAGAGCGCAGCACCGAAGAACTGAAGGCGCTCGCCGAGCAGGCGGGCCGCGACCTGGAGGACGCCTCCGCGCTGGAGATCCTCACCTGGGCGGCCGAGACGTTCGGCAAGCGCTTCTGCGTGACCTCCTCCATGGAGGACGCCGTCGTCGCCCACCTCGCCTCCCGGGCGATGCCCGGCGTGGACGTCGTCTTCCTCGACACCGGCTACCACTTCGAGGAGACCATCGGCACCCGCGACGCGGTCGACGCCGTGATGGACGTCAACGTCATCACGCTCACCCCGCGCCTGACGGTCGCCGAGCAGGACGCCGAGTACGGCCCGAAGCTGCACGACCGCGACCCCGACCTGTGCTGCGCGATGCGCAAGGTGCAGCCGCTTCAGGAGGGCCTGAAGGACTACCGGGCCTGGGCGACCGGTCTGCGCCGCGACGAGTCCCCGACCCGGGCGAACACCCCGGTGGTCGGCTGGGACGAGAAGCGGCAGAAGGTGAAGATCTCCCCGATCGCCCGCTGGACCCAGGACGACGTGGACGCCTACGTCACCGAACACGGCGTCCTGACGAACCCGCTGCTGATGGACGGCTACCCCTCCGTCGGCTGCGCCCCCTGCACCCGCCGGGTGCTGGAGGGCGAGGACGCCCGTGCCGGCCGCTGGGCGGGGAGCAACAAGACCGAGTGCGGGCTGCACGGATGA
- the cysC gene encoding adenylyl-sulfate kinase has product MTTGATVWLTGLPSAGKTTIAHELAGRLRAEGRRVEVLDGDEIREFLSAGLGFTREDRHTNVQRIGFVAELLARNGVLALVPVIAPYQDSREAVRKRHQANGTAYAEIHVATPVEVCSERDVKGLYAKQAAGELTGLTGVDDPYEAPESPDLRIESQNQTVQESAASVYALLSERGLA; this is encoded by the coding sequence GTGACGACCGGAGCCACCGTCTGGCTCACGGGTCTGCCGAGTGCCGGCAAGACCACCATCGCCCACGAGCTGGCCGGCCGGCTGCGCGCCGAGGGCCGCCGCGTCGAGGTGCTCGACGGCGACGAGATCCGCGAGTTCCTCTCGGCGGGCCTCGGCTTCACCCGCGAGGACCGGCACACCAACGTGCAGCGGATCGGCTTCGTCGCCGAACTGCTCGCCCGCAACGGCGTGCTCGCCCTCGTCCCGGTCATCGCGCCCTACCAGGACAGCCGCGAGGCGGTGCGCAAGCGGCACCAGGCGAACGGCACGGCGTACGCGGAGATCCACGTGGCCACGCCGGTCGAGGTCTGCAGCGAGCGCGATGTGAAGGGCCTGTACGCCAAGCAGGCGGCGGGCGAGCTCACGGGCCTCACCGGGGTCGACGACCCCTACGAGGCGCCCGAGTCGCCCGATCTGCGCATCGAGTCGCAGAACCAGACCGTGCAGGAGTCCGCGGCGTCGGTGTACGCCCTGCTCAGCGAAAGGGGACTGGCATGA